The Panicum virgatum strain AP13 chromosome 5K, P.virgatum_v5, whole genome shotgun sequence genome has a window encoding:
- the LOC120710623 gene encoding protein RGF1 INDUCIBLE TRANSCRIPTION FACTOR 1-like: MKRGTVPSWLELLLATQFFLTCKNHMLSSLSECNLFCIECEVPFCYHCRSDQHSTHHLLQIRRSSYHDVVKVSELEDILDISDVQTYVINSARVVFLNERPQQRSGGPLSSSLYNYQTCSRALLNKFRFCSLGCNLKGTKKDLKMPSDVANRSEYKGMEEVAAGNSSGSNTRSGKEICNEDNNEEPPAKRVARHRRKGIPQRAPFF; the protein is encoded by the exons ATGAAAAGAGGGACTGTGCCTTCATGGCTAGAGCTATTGCTTGCAACACAATTCTTTCTCACTTGCAAAAATCATATGCTTTCTAGTCTTAGTGAGTGtaacctattttgcatcgagtgcGAGGTACCATTCTGCTATCACTGTCGTTCAGACCAGCATTCGACTCATCATTTACTCCAA ATAAGACGATCGTCATATCATGATGTTGTAAAAGTATCTGAATTGGAGGATATTCTTGATATTAGCGATGTGCAAACTTATGTGATCAATAGTGCAAGGGTTGTATTTTTGAACGAGCGACCACAACAGCGCTCTGGTGGTCCATTGTCGTCATCATTATACAACTATCAGACCTGTAGCCGTGCCCTTCTCAACAAATTTCGTTTCTGCTCTCTTGGTTGCAAT CTTAAGGGCACAAAAAAGGATTTGAAGATGCCTAGTGATGTTGCGAATCGTTCTGAATATAAAGGAATGGAAGAAGTGGCTGCTGGCAACAGTAGCGGTTCAAATACTAGGAGTGGGAAAGAGATATGTAATGAAGACAACAATGAAGAACCACCAGCAAAAAGGGTTGCTCGTCATCGGCGTAAGGGAATTCCCCAACGTGCACCATTCTTTTGA
- the LOC120707073 gene encoding uncharacterized protein LOC120707073, which yields MQNTSKISSTTITSLSDDVLTEILFRLPSLASLARAALTCPRWRRLATSCDFLAGFGARHASLPLLGCFFYADDGYFEVPVFQRARNLPDMDLAAVVRGGDFLLSSFFEDDLWTFKDICQGLLLFASDDELAVFNPVSRRRTCVPLPNGEHDRETSVDCLLPAADAAFRVVSLERDEQERVRVHEYNSRMGEWRPQPWTPHGIINWSPDDSLRAMHAAGRIYWKHSNKLLCLETAPSGSVQVSHVALPPVPGLAEAAASYVVGDMEDGTCCLACVAMSRRLRSRTLQVWLRREDGGGSWEFGWETKFLSGYSLCAVNAGVVLFEDYRAYRLNELDELRFGGYPQTEASFFASRGSEAYPYVACSTVLLGRLIQDDGDEARAPPG from the exons ATGCAGAACACCAGCAAAATATCGAGCACCACAATCACGTCGCTCAGCGACGACGTGCTCACCGAGATCCTCTTCCGCCTCCCGTCCCTGGCCTCGCTTGCCCGCGCCGCCCTCACCTGCCCGCGGTGGCGCCGCCTGGCCACCTCCTGCGATTTCCTCGCCGGCTTCGGCGCGCGCCACGCCTCGCTCCCGCTTCTCGGCTGCTTCTTCTACGCCGACGACGGCTACTTTGAGGTCCCCGTCTTCCAGCGCGCAAGGAACCTCCCTGACATGGACCTGGCCGCTGTGGTCCGCGGCGGCGACTTCCTGCTATCCAGCTTCTTCGAAGATGACCTGTGGACGTTCAAAGACATTTGTCAGGGCCTCCTCCTCTTCGCCAGCGACGACGAGCTCGCCGTGTTCAACCCGGTGTCGCGCCGCCGCACGTGCGTACCCTTGCCGAACGGTGAGCATGACAGGGAGACCTCGGTCGACTGCTTGCTCCCTGCCGCCGACGCGGCATTCCGCGTGGTTTCCCTAGAGCGCGATGAGCAGGAGCGGGTGCGCGTCCACGAGTACAACTCCCGCATGGGCGAGTGGCGTCCCCAGCCGTGGACGCCGCACGGCATCATCAACTGGAGTCCGGACGATTCGTTGCGGGCGATGCATGCTGCCGGGCGTATCTACTGGAAGCACAGCAACAAGCTGCTCTGTCTCGAGACGGCCCCTAGCGGGTCGGTGCAGGTAAGCCACGTTGCCCTCCCACCGGTGCCAGGCttagcagaggcggcggcgtcgtacGTGGTCGGGGACATGGAGGACGGCACTTGCTGCCTCGCCTGCGTCGCAATGTCTCGACGTCTCCGGAGCCGTACGCTGCAGGTGTGGCTTCGCAGGGAGGATGGCGGCGGGTCCTGGGAGTTTGGATGGGAGACCAAGTTCCTCTCAGGATATTCACTCTGCGCGGTGAATGCCGGCGTTGTGCTGTTCGAGGACTACAGGGCCTATCGCCTCAACGAGCTCGACGAGTTACGTTTTGGAGGCTATCCTCAGACGGAGGCATCCTTCTTCGCCAGCCGTGGATCGGAGGCGTACCCGTATGTGGCATGCTCCACCGTGCTGCTGGGCAG GCTCATACAAGACGACGGAGATGAGGCACGCGCGCCGCCTGGGTGA
- the LOC120707074 gene encoding PKS-NRPS hybrid synthetase CHGG_01239-like has translation MTQDGSMEPDLMDFSRRNDTPLLSVEASSHVPQVDWDTLQIVEAHDDEGRIELISEDQLYEILGLGDEDQRTKMIEPPRIVEQRGDTEGAAIPVSDAIPDEVVITYDKDHPKMDLGTMYPSMKEFRLAVRQFAINEEFELGTQASDKQRYRVFCKSSENCPWRLVGRLQGDEKTVKVTLLVNEHNCISSSRVKTITPSQNWVASKAVSIVRNTPNMGAKELQKKLQDEYSVTISYDTVWRGREKALAEVYGKWEESFEMLYRWKAEVLKRSPGSVVEIEVLEIDGNVYFHRFFCALKPCIDGYLEGCRPYLGIDSTALNGRWNGHLASATAVDGHNWMYPLAYGFIASETEDNWSWFMNQLKKAIGDPPLLAVCTDACKGLENAVKNMFPNAEQRECFFHLMKNFVKRFQGFGGMYPAARAYREEVFIDHMVAIIKESDKVRVWLNKYHNLKWMRCAFNPEIKCDYVTNNVAEVFNNWIRDIKDLPVAELADKVREMIMGLWRRRRRIGERLPAGRILPGIMVQLKANTRGLGHLKVVESANYSAEVWDNSGKCERHIVKLNQKTCTCLEWQHTGKPCQHVLAFVTSQKRIDLEQFVHEYYSVDRFMAAYGGEIEPMTDKSQWPQVHLPFVVGAPLAKRNVGRQRKLRIKGCLEGGHKKKGANDGSTAPTDDKGKKMIRGPMTCLRCGEKGHRQASYKCPLNGTKKRKRKPRKNSTKAKPVEPSTPQRPTREQILQDSPGIVTRSRLALLMGEGTSSQTTSSSPQTMATAAPAKKFTPKKRPTAAPAKKMVPKRKLQIG, from the exons ATGACCCAGGACGGCAGCATGGAACCAGATCTGATGGATTTTTCTAGACG TAATGACACTCCATTGTTGTCGGTTGAGGCTTCTTCACATGTCCCACAAGTGGATTGGGATACCTTACAGATAGTAGAGGCACATGATGACGAAGGTAGAATTGAATTGATTAGTGAGGATCAGCTGTATGAGATTTTGGGCTTGGGAGATGAGGATCAGAGAACAAAGATGATTGAACCTCCTAGAATAGTTGAGCAGAGGGGCGATACAGAAGGTGCTGCCATTCCTGTTAGTGATGCGATACCGGATGAGGTAGTGATTACATATGACAAGGATCATCCAAAAATGGACCTTGGGACTATGTACCCATCAATGAAAGAATTCAGGTTGGCTGTAAGACAGTTTGCCATCAATGAGGAGTTTGAGCTAGGCACACAGGCGTCAGATAAGCAGAGGTATAGAGTGTTCTGTAAATCTAGTGAAAATTGTCCTTGGAGGCTTGTTGGCAGACTGCAAGGTGACGAGAAAACTGTAAAG GTGACACTTTTAGTTAATGAACACAATTGTATTTCAAGCAGCAGGGTCAAGACCATAACACCATCTCAGAATTGGGTAGCTAGCAAGGCTGTGAGTATCGTTAGGAATACACCCAACATGGGAGCTAAAGAATTGCAGAAAAAGTTGCAGGATGAATATTCTGTAACAATTTCATATGACACAGTCTGGAGGGGGAGAGAAAAAGCTCTTGCAGAAGTTTATGGTAAATGGGAAGAGAGTTTTGAGATGCTATACAGATGGAAGGCTGAGGTACTAAAGAGGTCACCTGGAAGTGTTGTGGAGATAGAAGTTTTGGAAATAGATGGGAATGTGTATTTTCATCGTTTTTTCTGTGCACTCAAACCTTGCATCGATGGTTATTTGGAAGGATGTAGGCCATATCTGGGTATAGATTCTACTGCATTGAATGGAAGATGGAATGGCCATTTAGCCTCGGCTACAGCAGTTGATGGTCACAATTGGATGTATCCACTAGCTTATGGGTTCATAGCTTCCGAGACAGAAGACAATTGGAGTTGGTTTATGAATCAACTTAAGAAGGCAATAGGAGATCCTCCACTTCTTGCAGTGTGCACAGATGCTTGCAAAGGTTTAGAGAATGCAGTGAAGAATATGTTTCCCAATGCTGAACAAAGGGAATGTTTTTTCCATCTTATGAAAAATTTTGTGAAAAGATTCCAAGGGTTTGGAGGGATGTATCCTGCAGCAAGAGCTTATAGAGAAGAGGTATTTATAGACCATATGGTAGCAATTATTAAAGAATCAGACAAGGTGCGGGTGTGGTTAAATAAGTACcataatttgaaatggatgaGGTGTGCCTTTAATCCAGAAATCAAGTGTGACTACGTCACTAACAATGTAGCAGAGGTTTTCAATAACTGGATTCGAGACATTAAGGACTTACCTGTTGCTGAACTAGCTGACAAGGTTAGAGAAATGATCATGGGtttgtggaggaggaggaggagaattgGAGAAAGACTACCAGCTGGAAGGATATTACCAGGTATTATGGTTCAGCTGAAGGCAAATACTAGAGGCTTAGGGCACTTGAAAGTTGTGGAATCTGCTAATTATAGTGCAGAGGTTTGGGACAATAGCGGCAAATGTGAAAGGCACATCGTGAAGCTTAATCAGAAGACTTGTACTTGTCTTGAATGGCAGCACACTGGTAAGCCATGTCAACATGTTTTGGCATTTGTGACATCACAAAAGAGAATAGACCTTGAACAATTTGTGCATGAGTACTACTCGGTGGACAGATTCATGGCTGCTTATGGAGGAGAAATTGAGCCAATGACAGACAAATCCCAGTGGCCACAAGTCCATCTCCCATTTGTTGTGGGTGCACCACTTGCTAAGAGAAATGTGGGAAGACAAAGGAAACTGAGGATCAAAGGATGTCTTGAAGGTGGTCACAAGAAGAAAGGTGCCAATGATGGCAGCACTGCTCCCACTGATGATAAGGGGAAGAAAATGATTAGAGGCCCAATGACCTGTCTGAGATGTGGTGAAAAGGGTCATAGGCAAGCTAGTTACAAGTGTCCACTCAATGGAACCAAAAAAAG AAAGAGGAAGCCTAGGAAGAATAGTACAAAAGCTAAACCAGTTGAGCCTAGCACCCCACAAAGGCCAACTAGAGAACAAATACTACAAGATAGTCCAGGCATTGTCACTAGAAG CCGTCTTGCTTTACTGATGGGAGAGGGCACTTCTTCCCAAACCACATCAAGTAGTCCACAAACGATGGCCACTGcagctccagcaaagaagtttACTCCAAAGAAAAGGCCCACTGCAGCTCCAGCAAAGAAGATGGTTCCAAAGAGGAAGCTTCAAATTGGATAA